A DNA window from Streptomyces bacillaris contains the following coding sequences:
- a CDS encoding glycoside hydrolase family 18 chitinase, translating into MSTETPQRRSRFRWIPTRSGRSKVIAGLTALAVPFAAMVGLASPASAATSATATYTKKSDWGSGFEGQWTVKNTGTTALSSWTIEWDYPTGTRVNSAWDATVTNSGTRWTAKNLGWNGSIAPGASVSFGFNGSGPGAPSGCKLNGAACDGSTVPGDNPPSAPGTPTTSDVTNTSVKLSWSAATDDKGVKNYDVLRNGSKIATVTGTTYTNTGLTAGTDYTYAVQARDTIDQLGPVSGSVSVRTTGGDDPPPPGDKINLGYFTNWGVYGRNYHVKNLVTSGSAAKITHINYAFGNVQNGRCTIGDSYADYDKAYTADQSVDGVADTWDQPLRGNFNQLRKLKAKYPHIKVLWSFGGWTWSGGFGQAVQNPAAFAQSCYDLVEDPRWADVFDGIDLDWEYPNACGLTCDNSGPAAIKVMADAMRAKFGPNNLVTAAITADASSGGKIDAADYGGAAQSFDWYNVMTYDFFGAWANKGPTAPHSPLNAYTGIPQAGFNSADAIAKLKAKGVPAKKLLLGIGFYGRGWTGVTQAAPGGTATGAAQGTYEAGIEDYKVLKNTCPATGTIAGTAYAHCGTNWWSYDTPATIGSKMTWAKNQGLGGAFFWEFSGDTTNGELVSAIDSGLK; encoded by the coding sequence TTGAGTACTGAGACCCCCCAACGCCGATCCAGATTCAGATGGATACCCACCCGCAGCGGCCGGTCGAAGGTCATCGCCGGCCTCACCGCACTCGCCGTCCCGTTCGCCGCGATGGTCGGCCTGGCCTCCCCCGCGTCGGCCGCCACCTCGGCCACGGCCACGTACACCAAGAAGTCGGACTGGGGCAGCGGCTTCGAGGGCCAGTGGACGGTGAAGAACACCGGCACCACGGCGCTCTCCTCCTGGACGATCGAGTGGGACTACCCGACCGGCACCCGGGTCAACTCCGCCTGGGACGCCACCGTCACCAACTCCGGCACACGCTGGACCGCCAAGAACCTCGGCTGGAACGGGTCGATCGCCCCCGGTGCCAGCGTCAGCTTCGGCTTCAACGGCTCGGGCCCCGGTGCTCCCAGCGGCTGTAAGCTCAACGGCGCGGCCTGTGACGGCTCCACCGTCCCCGGCGACAACCCGCCCTCGGCCCCCGGGACCCCCACCACCAGCGATGTCACCAACACCTCGGTGAAGCTCAGCTGGAGCGCGGCCACGGACGACAAGGGCGTCAAGAACTACGACGTCCTGCGCAACGGCTCCAAGATCGCCACGGTCACCGGCACCACGTACACCAACACCGGTCTGACCGCCGGCACGGACTACACGTACGCCGTCCAGGCCCGCGACACCATCGACCAGCTCGGCCCGGTCTCCGGCTCCGTCTCGGTGCGCACCACGGGCGGCGACGACCCGCCCCCGCCCGGTGACAAGATCAACCTGGGCTACTTCACCAACTGGGGCGTCTACGGGCGCAACTACCACGTCAAGAACCTGGTGACGTCCGGCTCCGCGGCGAAGATCACGCACATCAACTACGCCTTCGGCAACGTGCAGAACGGCCGCTGCACCATCGGTGACTCCTACGCCGACTACGACAAGGCGTACACCGCCGACCAGTCCGTGGACGGCGTCGCCGACACCTGGGACCAGCCCCTGCGCGGCAACTTCAACCAGCTCCGCAAGCTGAAGGCCAAGTACCCGCACATCAAGGTCCTCTGGTCCTTCGGCGGCTGGACCTGGTCCGGCGGCTTCGGCCAGGCCGTCCAGAACCCCGCCGCCTTCGCCCAGTCCTGCTACGACCTGGTCGAGGACCCGCGCTGGGCCGATGTCTTCGACGGCATCGACCTGGACTGGGAGTACCCCAACGCCTGCGGTCTGACCTGTGACAACAGCGGCCCGGCCGCGATCAAGGTCATGGCCGACGCCATGCGGGCCAAGTTCGGCCCGAACAACCTGGTCACCGCCGCCATCACCGCGGACGCCTCCTCCGGCGGCAAGATCGACGCCGCCGACTACGGCGGCGCCGCCCAGTCCTTCGACTGGTACAACGTGATGACGTACGACTTCTTCGGCGCCTGGGCGAACAAGGGCCCGACGGCCCCCCACTCCCCGCTGAACGCGTACACCGGCATCCCGCAGGCGGGCTTCAACTCCGCCGACGCCATCGCCAAGCTGAAGGCCAAGGGCGTCCCGGCCAAGAAGCTCCTCCTCGGCATCGGCTTCTACGGCCGCGGCTGGACCGGAGTCACCCAGGCCGCCCCCGGCGGCACGGCGACCGGTGCGGCGCAGGGCACGTACGAGGCGGGCATCGAGGACTACAAGGTCCTCAAGAACACCTGCCCGGCCACCGGCACCATCGCCGGCACGGCCTACGCCCACTGCGGCACCAACTGGTGGAGCTACGACACCCCGGCCACCATCGGCTCCAAGATGACCTGGGCGAAGAACCAGGGCCTGGGTGGCGCGTTCTTCTGGGAGTTCTCCGGCGACACCACCAACGGTGAACTGGTGAGCGCGATCGACAGCGGTCTCAAGTAA
- a CDS encoding DUF2550 domain-containing protein: MVLALWVGVSVIVLVLLGLFVFGLRRRLIQRSGGTFDCSLRWDVSEEPDPSGKGWVYGVARYSGDRVDWFRVFSYAPRPRRGLERSAIEVIARRLPEGEEELALLSDSVVLGCLHRGIRLELAMSEDALTGFLAWLEAAPPGQRVNVA, translated from the coding sequence ATGGTCCTCGCGTTGTGGGTGGGCGTATCCGTCATCGTGCTGGTCCTGCTGGGTCTGTTCGTCTTCGGCCTGCGCCGGCGGCTGATCCAGCGCTCCGGAGGCACCTTCGACTGCTCCCTCCGCTGGGACGTCTCCGAGGAGCCGGACCCCTCCGGCAAAGGCTGGGTCTACGGGGTCGCCCGCTACAGCGGTGACCGTGTCGACTGGTTCCGTGTCTTCTCCTACGCTCCTCGCCCCCGCCGGGGCCTGGAGCGTTCTGCGATCGAGGTGATCGCCCGCCGCCTTCCGGAGGGCGAGGAGGAGCTGGCGCTCCTCTCCGACTCCGTCGTGCTCGGCTGTCTCCACCGGGGGATCCGCCTGGAGCTGGCGATGAGCGAGGACGCCCTGACCGGCTTCCTCGCCTGGCTGGAGGCGGCACCGCCCGGCCAGCGGGTGAACGTCGCGTAG
- a CDS encoding F0F1 ATP synthase subunit epsilon, which produces MAAELHVELVAADRSVWSGEATLVVARTTSGDIGIMPGHQPLLGVLESGPVTIRTSEGGTVIAAVHGGFISFADNKLSLLAEIVELADEIDVQRAERALERAKSDADAAAERRAEIRLRAVAVR; this is translated from the coding sequence TTGGCTGCTGAGCTGCATGTCGAGCTGGTCGCCGCGGACCGCAGTGTCTGGTCCGGCGAGGCCACGCTGGTCGTCGCGCGCACCACGTCCGGCGACATCGGCATCATGCCCGGTCACCAGCCGCTTCTCGGTGTGCTGGAATCGGGCCCGGTGACGATCCGCACGAGCGAGGGCGGTACCGTCATCGCCGCTGTGCACGGTGGTTTCATCTCGTTCGCGGACAACAAGCTGTCGCTGCTGGCCGAGATCGTCGAGCTGGCGGACGAGATCGATGTCCAGCGCGCCGAGCGTGCGCTGGAGCGCGCGAAGTCTGACGCGGACGCCGCTGCCGAGCGGCGCGCCGAGATCCGTCTGCGCGCGGTGGCGGTGCGCTAG
- the atpD gene encoding F0F1 ATP synthase subunit beta: MTTTVETAAATGRVARVIGPVVDVEFPVDAMPEIYNALHVEVDDPAEAGARKTLTLEVAQHLGDGVVRAISMQPTDGLVRQAPVTDTGAGITVPVGDITKGKVFNTLGQILNEPEAEAQITERWPIHRKAPAFDQLESKTEMFETGLKVVDLLTPYVKGGKIGLFGGAGVGKTVLIQEMIMRVAKLHDGVSVFAGVGERTREGNDLIDEMTDSGVLDKTALVFGQMDEPPGTRLRVALSALTMAEYFRDVQKQDVLLFIDNIFRFTQAGSEVSTLLGRMPSAVGYQPTLADEMGVLQERITSTRGHSITSMQAIYVPADDLTDPAPATTFAHLDATTVLSRPISEKGIYPAVDPLDSTSRILDPRYISQDHYNAASRVKGILQKYKDLQDIIAILGIDELGEEDKLVVHRARRVERFLSQNTHAAKQFTGLDGSDVPLDESIAAFNAICDGEYDHFPEQAFFMCGGLDDLKAKAKELGVS, translated from the coding sequence ATGACGACCACTGTTGAGACGGCCGCTGCCACGGGCCGCGTCGCCCGGGTCATCGGCCCGGTCGTCGACGTGGAGTTCCCCGTCGACGCGATGCCGGAGATCTACAACGCCCTTCACGTCGAGGTCGACGACCCGGCCGAGGCCGGCGCCCGCAAGACGCTGACCCTCGAGGTCGCCCAGCACCTGGGTGACGGCGTGGTCCGCGCGATCTCGATGCAGCCCACCGACGGCCTGGTCCGCCAGGCCCCGGTGACCGACACGGGCGCGGGCATCACCGTCCCGGTCGGTGACATCACCAAGGGCAAGGTGTTCAACACCCTCGGTCAGATCCTGAACGAGCCCGAGGCCGAGGCGCAGATCACCGAGCGCTGGCCGATCCACCGCAAGGCCCCGGCCTTCGACCAGCTCGAGTCCAAGACCGAGATGTTCGAGACCGGCCTGAAGGTCGTCGACCTCCTCACCCCGTACGTCAAGGGTGGGAAGATCGGTCTCTTCGGTGGTGCGGGCGTCGGCAAGACGGTCCTCATCCAGGAAATGATCATGCGTGTGGCGAAGCTGCACGACGGTGTGTCGGTGTTCGCCGGTGTCGGTGAGCGCACCCGTGAGGGCAACGACCTCATCGACGAGATGACCGACTCGGGCGTTCTGGACAAGACCGCGCTCGTCTTCGGCCAGATGGACGAGCCGCCGGGGACGCGTCTGCGCGTGGCCCTGTCCGCCCTGACCATGGCGGAGTACTTCCGCGATGTGCAGAAGCAGGACGTGCTGCTCTTCATCGACAACATCTTCCGCTTCACGCAGGCCGGTTCCGAGGTCTCCACGCTGCTCGGCCGTATGCCCTCCGCGGTGGGTTACCAGCCGACCCTGGCCGACGAGATGGGTGTGCTCCAGGAGCGCATCACCTCGACGCGTGGTCACTCGATCACCTCGATGCAGGCGATCTACGTCCCCGCGGACGACCTGACCGACCCGGCCCCGGCCACCACGTTCGCCCACCTCGACGCGACGACGGTGCTCTCCCGTCCGATCTCGGAGAAGGGCATCTACCCGGCCGTGGACCCGCTGGACTCCACGTCCCGCATCCTGGACCCGCGCTACATCTCCCAGGACCACTACAACGCGGCCAGCCGCGTCAAGGGGATCCTGCAGAAGTACAAGGACCTCCAGGACATCATCGCGATCCTCGGTATCGACGAGCTGGGCGAGGAGGACAAGCTCGTCGTCCACCGTGCCCGTCGCGTCGAGCGCTTCCTGTCGCAGAACACCCACGCCGCCAAGCAGTTCACCGGCCTGGACGGTTCGGACGTTCCGCTCGACGAGTCGATCGCCGCGTTCAACGCGATCTGCGACGGTGAGTACGACCACTTCCCCGAGCAGGCGTTCTTCATGTGCGGTGGCCTGGACGACCTCAAGGCGAAGGCCAAGGAGCTGGGCGTCTCCTGA
- a CDS encoding F0F1 ATP synthase subunit gamma: MGAQLRVYKRRIQAVTATKKITKAMEMIAASRIVKAQRKVTASMPYATELTRAVTAVATGSNADHPLTTEAETPTRAAVLLVTSDRGLAGGYSSNAIKAAERLRERLASEGKEVDTYIVGRKGVAYYGFRERKVEESWTGFTDNPGYGDAKRIAAPLIAAIQKDTAEGGVDELHIVFTEFVSMMTQNAVDNRMLPLSLDEVAQESTRKGEILPLFEFEPSAEDVLDALLPRYVESRIYNALLQAAASEHAARRRAMKSATDNAGELIKSLSRLANAARQAEITQEISEIVGGASALADATAGSDK; this comes from the coding sequence ATGGGCGCTCAGCTTCGCGTTTACAAGCGCCGCATCCAAGCCGTCACCGCGACCAAGAAGATCACCAAGGCGATGGAGATGATCGCCGCCTCGCGCATCGTCAAGGCGCAGCGCAAGGTAACGGCCTCCATGCCGTACGCCACCGAGCTCACCCGCGCGGTGACCGCGGTGGCGACCGGCTCCAACGCCGACCACCCGCTCACCACCGAGGCCGAGACGCCGACCCGTGCCGCGGTCCTGCTCGTCACGAGCGACCGCGGTCTGGCCGGCGGCTACTCCTCCAACGCCATCAAGGCGGCGGAGCGGCTGCGGGAGCGCCTTGCCTCCGAGGGCAAGGAGGTCGACACGTACATCGTCGGCCGCAAGGGTGTCGCGTACTACGGCTTCCGCGAGCGCAAGGTCGAGGAATCCTGGACCGGCTTCACCGACAACCCGGGCTACGGCGACGCCAAGCGCATCGCGGCCCCGTTGATCGCGGCCATCCAGAAGGACACGGCCGAGGGCGGCGTCGACGAGCTGCACATCGTCTTCACGGAATTCGTGTCGATGATGACGCAGAACGCGGTCGACAACCGGATGCTGCCGCTTTCGCTCGACGAGGTCGCGCAGGAGAGCACCCGCAAGGGCGAGATCCTGCCGCTGTTCGAGTTCGAGCCGTCGGCCGAGGACGTCCTCGACGCCCTTCTGCCGCGCTACGTCGAGAGCCGTATCTACAACGCACTGCTGCAGGCGGCCGCTTCCGAGCACGCCGCCCGCCGCCGCGCGATGAAGTCGGCGACCGACAACGCCGGGGAGCTCATCAAGAGCCTCTCCCGGCTTGCCAACGCGGCCCGCCAGGCCGAAATCACCCAGGAAATCAGCGAGATCGTCGGCGGTGCCAGTGCTCTGGCCGACGCGACCGCGGGGAGTGACAAGTAA
- the atpA gene encoding F0F1 ATP synthase subunit alpha, translating into MAELTIRPEEIRDALENFVQSYQPDAASREEVGTVSVAGDGIAKVEGLPSAMANELLKFEDGTLGLALNLEEREIGAIVLGEFSGIEEGQPVQRTGEVLSVGVGEGYLGRVVDPLGNPIDGLGEIATDSRRALELQAPGVMVRKSVHEPMQTGYKAVDAMVPIGRGQRQLIIGDRQTGKTALAVDTIINQRDNWRSGDVNKQVRCIYVAIGQKGSTIASVRGALEEAGALEYTTIVAAPASDPAGFKYLAPYTGSAIGQHWMYQGKHVLIIFDDLSKQADAYRAVSLLLRRPPGREAYPGDVFYLHSRLLERCAKLSDEMGAGSMTGLPIVETKANDVSAFIPTNVISITDGQCFLESDLFNAGQRPALNVGISVSRVGGSAQHKAMKQVSGRLRVDLAQFRELEAFAAFGSDLDAASKAALERGKRMVELLKQPQYAPFPMEEQVVSVWAGTTGKMDDVPVEDIRRFESELLEFLRRERKDLLTSIAEGGKMSDDTLQSIADAIAAFKQQFETSDGKLLGEG; encoded by the coding sequence ATGGCGGAGCTCACGATCCGGCCGGAGGAGATCCGGGACGCACTGGAGAACTTTGTCCAGTCGTACCAGCCGGACGCGGCCTCGCGCGAGGAGGTCGGTACGGTCAGCGTTGCCGGCGACGGCATCGCGAAGGTGGAGGGCCTGCCCTCCGCCATGGCGAACGAGCTGCTGAAGTTCGAGGACGGAACCCTCGGTCTCGCCCTCAACCTCGAGGAGCGCGAGATCGGTGCGATCGTCCTCGGCGAGTTCAGCGGCATCGAGGAGGGCCAGCCGGTGCAGCGCACCGGTGAGGTGCTCTCCGTCGGCGTCGGCGAGGGTTACCTCGGCCGCGTCGTCGACCCGCTCGGCAACCCGATCGACGGTCTCGGCGAGATCGCGACCGACAGCCGCCGCGCCCTCGAGCTGCAGGCCCCTGGCGTCATGGTCCGCAAGTCGGTGCACGAGCCGATGCAGACCGGCTACAAGGCCGTCGACGCCATGGTGCCGATCGGCCGCGGCCAGCGTCAGCTGATCATCGGCGACCGTCAGACGGGTAAGACCGCTCTGGCCGTCGACACGATCATCAACCAGCGCGACAACTGGCGCTCGGGCGACGTGAACAAGCAGGTGCGCTGCATCTACGTCGCCATCGGTCAGAAGGGCTCCACCATCGCCTCCGTGCGTGGTGCGCTCGAAGAGGCCGGTGCGCTGGAGTACACGACCATCGTCGCCGCCCCGGCGTCCGACCCGGCCGGCTTCAAGTACCTGGCGCCGTACACCGGTTCGGCCATCGGCCAGCACTGGATGTACCAGGGCAAGCACGTCCTGATCATCTTCGACGACCTCTCGAAGCAGGCCGACGCCTACCGCGCCGTGTCCCTGCTGCTGCGCCGCCCGCCGGGCCGTGAGGCCTACCCGGGTGACGTCTTCTACCTGCACTCGCGTCTGCTGGAGCGCTGCGCCAAGCTCTCCGACGAGATGGGTGCCGGTTCGATGACGGGCCTCCCGATCGTCGAGACCAAGGCGAACGACGTGTCGGCGTTCATCCCGACCAACGTCATCTCCATCACCGACGGCCAGTGCTTCCTGGAGTCCGACCTGTTCAACGCGGGTCAGCGTCCGGCGCTCAACGTCGGTATCTCGGTCTCCCGAGTCGGTGGCTCCGCCCAGCACAAGGCCATGAAGCAGGTCTCCGGCCGGCTCCGCGTGGACCTCGCCCAGTTCCGTGAGCTGGAGGCGTTCGCCGCCTTCGGTTCCGACCTGGACGCGGCCTCCAAGGCGGCGCTGGAGCGCGGCAAGCGCATGGTCGAGCTGCTGAAGCAGCCGCAGTACGCCCCGTTCCCGATGGAGGAGCAGGTCGTCTCGGTCTGGGCCGGCACCACGGGCAAGATGGACGACGTCCCGGTCGAGGACATCCGCCGCTTCGAGTCCGAGCTGCTGGAGTTCCTGCGCCGCGAGCGCAAGGACCTGCTGACCAGCATCGCCGAGGGCGGCAAGATGTCCGACGACACGCTGCAGTCGATCGCCGACGCGATCGCCGCCTTCAAGCAGCAGTTCGAGACCTCGGACGGCAAGCTCCTGGGCGAGGGCTGA
- a CDS encoding F0F1 ATP synthase subunit delta, translating into MNGASREALAAARERLDALTDNTSVDAAALADDLASVTALLDREVSLRRVLTDPAQSGESKAELAARLLSGQVSGEAVDLVSGLVRSRWSQSRDLVDSVEELANTADLTAAQRAGVLDDVEDELFRFGRIVGSDQELRSALTSRTATAAAKGQLLRSLLGGKAQPVTERIIVRLVTQPRGRSLEAGIESLSKLAAERRDRAVAVVTSAVPLSDRQKQRLGAALAKLYGREMHLNLDVDPAVLGGISVRVGDEIINGTVAERLEEATRRIAG; encoded by the coding sequence ATGAACGGTGCGAGCCGCGAGGCACTGGCCGCCGCACGCGAGCGGCTCGACGCGCTGACCGACAACACGTCGGTCGACGCGGCGGCCCTCGCCGACGACCTGGCATCGGTCACCGCGCTGCTCGACCGCGAAGTTTCCCTGCGCCGGGTTCTCACGGACCCGGCCCAGAGCGGCGAGAGCAAGGCCGAGCTGGCCGCGCGCCTGCTCAGCGGTCAGGTCAGCGGCGAAGCCGTCGACCTGGTCTCCGGGCTGGTCCGCTCCCGCTGGTCGCAGTCGCGTGACCTGGTGGACTCGGTCGAGGAACTGGCGAACACCGCGGACCTCACCGCGGCCCAGCGCGCCGGTGTCCTCGACGACGTCGAGGACGAGCTGTTCCGGTTCGGCCGGATCGTCGGCTCCGACCAGGAGCTGCGTTCGGCGCTCACCAGCCGTACGGCCACCGCCGCCGCCAAGGGCCAGCTGCTCCGCAGCCTGCTCGGCGGCAAGGCGCAGCCGGTCACCGAGCGGATCATCGTCCGCCTGGTGACCCAGCCGCGGGGACGTAGCCTGGAGGCAGGGATCGAGTCCCTGTCCAAGCTCGCCGCGGAGCGCCGCGACCGCGCGGTCGCCGTCGTCACCTCGGCGGTGCCGCTCAGCGACCGGCAGAAGCAGCGCCTCGGCGCCGCCCTGGCGAAGCTGTACGGCCGCGAGATGCACCTGAACCTGGACGTGGACCCCGCGGTCCTCGGCGGGATCTCGGTGCGCGTCGGTGACGAGATCATCAACGGCACCGTCGCGGAGCGTCTCGAAGAGGCGACCCGCCGCATCGCCGGCTGA